In the genome of Cryptomeria japonica chromosome 8, Sugi_1.0, whole genome shotgun sequence, one region contains:
- the LOC131078058 gene encoding 7-deoxyloganetin glucosyltransferase produces the protein MSGKLTETHLHAVVVPFPAQGHVNPLMNFAELLAMRGFFITFVPTEWIDQRLVKAASTDLVARDNQAKERVSKFRFLSIPDGLPPDHGRTAQLGDLFLSTKCLGPALESLLTAPDTSVPPITCIVSDSFLSCTAEVAKNLGVPRVVFWTSCTTLAIMQANAHSLLSEGHIPVKEEDLKSNEKLITCLPRKIPPIRPTDIVSFYREKHVSESIYSCFLYESRIHNIADYVLVNTFEELEGGKEAQMGLSVNGCPALAIGPLSLPNFLEGRNSMYSMWEEDKTCLQWLDAQPQGSVLYVSFGSIAVKSEIQLHELALGLEACGYPFLWVLRSDIAEGKPMELPEGFKDRTKDRALIVSWTEQLKVLSHPSLGGFLTHNGWNSTLEAISMGVPMIGWPYFHDQFLDCRFAKDI, from the exons ATGTCTGGAAAATTAACAGAGACCCATTTGCACGCAGTAGTTGTGCCATTTCCTGCACAGGGCCATGTCAATCCACTCATGAATTTTGCAGAGCTGCTGGCCATGCGAGGATTCTTCATAACCTTTGTCCCCACCGAATGGATAGACCAACGCCTTGTAAAAGCAGCTTCCACAGATTTAGTTGCACGAGACAACCAGGCCAAAGAGAGGGTCTCGAAATTTCGCTTTCTTTCTATACCAGACGGCTTACCACCTGATCATGGCCGAACTGCCCAGCTTGGTGACCTTTTTCTTTCAACGAAATGTTTGGGCCCTGCTTTGGAAAGTCTGTTAACTGCACCAGATACTTCTGTCCCGCCAATCACCTGTATTGTTTCCGATAGTTTTTTGTCATGCACGGCAGAGGTAGCAAAAAATCTTGGGGTGCCCAGAGTTGTCTTCTGGACTTCTTGTACTACACTAGCCATTATGCAGGCAAACGCTCACTCACTTCTTTCTGAGGGTCATATTCCTGTCAAAG aggaggACCTGAAATCTAATGAGAAACTAATCACATGTCTTCCGAGAAAAATTCCACCTATCAGGCCAACAGACATTGTCTCCTTCTACCGCGAAAAACATGTCTCTGAAAGCATTTACAGTTGCTTTCTCTACGAGTCTCGCATCCACAACATAGCAGACTACGTGCTAGTCAACACTTTCGAGGAGTTGGAAGGAGGCAAAGAAGCACAAATGGGTCTCAGCGTTAATGGGTGCCCTGCTCTGGCAATAGGCCCTCTGTCTCTTCCAAATTTCTTGGAAGGTAGGAATTCCATGTACAGCATGTGGGAAGAAGATAAAACCTGCCTCCAATGGCTAGACGCTCAACCGCAGGGATCTGTGTTATATGTTTCCTTCGGTAGCATTGCTGTAAAATCTGAAATACAATTGCATGAACTGGCTCTTGGACTAGAAGCTTGTGGGTACCCGTTCCTTTGGGTTCTCAGATCAGATATAGCAGAAGGTAAGCCTATGGAATTACCTGAGGGTTTCAAGGATCGAACAAAGGATAGAGCCCTGATTGTTAGTTGGACGGAGCAATTGAAG GTGCTTTCTCACCCTTCTCTTGGAGGATTCCTTACACATAATGGATGGAATTCTACTCTAGAGGCAATTAGTATGGGAGTTCCTATGATTGGATGGCCTTATTTTCATGATCAATTTCTTGATTGTCGATTTGCAAAAGACATATGA